The genomic window TTCGGCGCGACCCTCGCGGCGAGCTTGGCCTTCGCCCGTGCCGGATGCCTCGGCGTCGGCGCGGTCGCGGCCGGCGCGGCCAGCGCCTTGCTGTTCCTGGCCAGGAAGGGCGTCTGCTTCACCAGGAAGGTCCTCGCGGACATGTTCACGCGGACCTGGCCGAACTGGCCGAGCCCTTCGACGTCCTCGAGCGTGGTCGTCCCCCCTTGCGGCCGATTGCCCCGGCCGACCGATCCGGTGAGCACGGTCCGGCCGGGGATCCCGCCTTGCAGCCGGAGGCTCAGCCCCTGGCCGGTGGCGGACCGGAGCAGGTCGAGGAACCCGCCGCGCTGGGCCTTGATCGTGACGAGATTGCCGCCGCCGTCGTAATACTTCAGGGTCGTGCCGCGGCCGAAGAGGGCGGTGTAATTCGTCCCGGGGATGCCGGTGGACGAGCCCGCGAGCGGGTTGCCCGCCAGGTCCGTGATCGCCGCGCCGCCGGTGCCGGCCACGAGGATCCGGTAGAAATGGCCCGCGGCGAGGGGCTGGGCCGGGACGAGCGTGACCGTGCTCGTGCTCGGGTCGTAGGTCGGCATGGCGAGGCCGACGAGGGTCGCGTCGCCCGGGGAGGGCCGGCCGCTGGTCCCCAGGTCGGCCAGCATGTATGCCCCGGGATTGTCGGCCATCGCGGCGACGAGGGGCTCGCTGAAGCGGACCGTGATCCGGTCGATGGCGTTCGCCGGGCCGTACCAGCGGACGTCGGCGACCGCGGGCGGCGTGTTGTCGGGGTCGGTGTCCACGATGTGGAGCGTGGCCGTCGTGGGCCCGTCCCAGGCGACCCCGACGCCGGGCGAGTCGAACGTCAACGTGACGTACTCGTCGGTCCTGTCGTGGGGGTTCGCCAGCACCGGGACGACGACGTTGGCGACGGTCTGCCCCGCGGCGAAGGTGAGGATCCCGGAAATCGGAGTGTAATCGACGCCTGGCGTGGCGTTCCCTCCCCCGGTCCAGTAGTGGATCGACGCGCCCTCGAGCGTGCCGAGGGTCCGGACCACGGGGAAGACCGCGTAGCCCGCCGTCTCGGGCACGGTCAGCGAGGTGCTCGCCAGGCAGAGGGTTCCCGGCGCGTCCTGGATGTCCACGGACGCCGCGGCGGCATTGTTGGCCGTCTGGAGGTCGTAGGGCGTCCCGCTCACGCTGGCGGTCCAGGTCGCCGGGCCGGGCGACTGGGCAAGCAGCGTGACGGAGAACGTAACGCTCTCGCCGGGGGACATCGTGCCGAGGGAGAGATCCAGGACCCCGGACGCACCGTCGTAGTCGAAGCGTCGGCCTCCCGCATCGGCCCGGACGAACGAGACGTTCGGCGGTAGCGGGATGCGGAGCCGGGCGTCGGTCGCGTCGGACGGGCCGGCGTTGGTCACCGTGCCCGCCAGCGTGATCGGATCGCCGACCCGCGCCGCGGGGGACGCCAACGCGAGCCCCACGGACAGATCATCAGCGGGCTCGACGACGAGGGGCGCCGAGATCGTGCCTGCCCCCGTCCCCGGGTCGAAGTCGTCCGCCGCGACGGCCGCGGAGAGCGTGTAGTTCGCGGGGACCGAGTCCACCGGCAGGTCGAGCCGGAGCTGGATCGTGATCGTGACGGTGCCCTGGTAAGGGATCATCCCGATCGCGGCCCGGTAACTGCCATCGTCCTCGAGCACCGGGGCGGCGCCGAGCGTGGACGTCGCCGAGATCGGCTTCAGGCCGGGGGCCAGGGGCAGGGCCAGCGTCACGCCCGTCGCGTCGGAGGGCCCGATGTTGGTGACGCTGACGGAATAGGTGAAGAGGTCCCCCTGATGGGACGTGCCGGAGGGCATCGACAGGCCGAGGTTCAGCCACGAGGACGGCACGACGTCGACCGGCACCGAGGCCGCGTGGTCGTCCGGGGTCGGGTCGATGTCGTCGGTCGTCAGCGTGCCCTGGATGTCGGACTCCCCGACGGCCACGGCCCGGAGCAGGATCTGGATCGTGGCCGAGGAGCCCGCATCGAGGGTGCCGAGGTCGACCGAGACCACGCCGCCCGCGAACGAGGCGGTCCCCGGCGTCGAGCCGCCCGAGACGAAGGCGAACCCGGGCCCGATGGGCACGGCCAGCACGACGCCGGTCGCCGGGGTGGTGCCCGCGTTCGAGGCGACGAACGTGACCGGGAACGTGCTACCGAGCCGCACGCCACCGGGCAGGGGGCTGCCGCTCAGGGACACGTCGGCGACCGCGAGGACGGGGACCGTGGCCGTGGCCGCGTTGTCGGCGGGATCGGGATCGGGCTCGGCCAGCGTCACGGTCGCGGTGTCCACCAGGCTCGTGCCGGGGGCCGCGGCCACGGTCGCGGAGACCGTGATCGTCGTCGACGCGCCGCCGGGGAGCTGGGCCATCGTGGCGGTCAGCACCCGACCGGCCAGCGCCGTGGAGACGCCCGTGGCCGAGGTCACGGAGAGCCCCGCCAGGCCGAGGGGCAGGCTGTTGGTCAGGACGACGTTGTGCGCCGTCGCCTGGCTCTTGTTGGAGATCGTGATCGTGTAGGTCAGCGC from Aquisphaera giovannonii includes these protein-coding regions:
- a CDS encoding Calx-beta domain-containing protein, producing MESRLLLATFVVQRVADDLDAGSLRWAILQADAGGGGDTIRFDLPGDGVQRISPTSPLPSITRSVTIDGTTQPGYAGQPLIRIDGSAPGAQGDGLVLEAGGSIIRGLAIGGFSGAGIRVQRSDGNVIQGNYLGTDETGQSARPNRVGILLEDASANTIGGTAARDGNLISGNLGNGVTIAVVASTSSANVVQGNLVGTAAGGLGALGNGGSGIVLWGAAGNSVGGLVSSARNVVSGNLQDGIGLDSGAASNQLLGNFIGTTADGRAALGNRKDGIRLNGAGGNQIGGIEPGVGNVIGGNLGSGVETFGALGGNRIFGNAIGTDSSGLVPLGNGVNGVTLGSEGNSVGGSTAGSGNIIAFNGTGAVGAGVQLVGLVAGNAILFNSIHDNAGLGINLGNGPTPNHSPGMIMGPNDFQNYPVLSAAATDGATLSAAGTLDAARSSSYTIQLFGSPTPDPSGFGEGAVFLGSKSVTTDSMGRATFNFGLPSTIQPGMVLSATATDSGGNTSEFSPDLVIRAMADLSVSVAANPSPAYPGAALTYTITISNKSQATAHNVVLTNSLPLGLAGLSVTSATGVSTALAGRVLTATMAQLPGGASTTITVSATVAAAPGTSLVDTATVTLAEPDPDPADNAATATVPVLAVADVSLSGSPLPGGVRLGSTFPVTFVASNAGTTPATGVVLAVPIGPGFAFVSGGSTPGTASFAGGVVSVDLGTLDAGSSATIQILLRAVAVGESDIQGTLTTDDIDPTPDDHAASVPVDVVPSSWLNLGLSMPSGTSHQGDLFTYSVSVTNIGPSDATGVTLALPLAPGLKPISATSTLGAAPVLEDDGSYRAAIGMIPYQGTVTITIQLRLDLPVDSVPANYTLSAAVAADDFDPGTGAGTISAPLVVEPADDLSVGLALASPAARVGDPITLAGTVTNAGPSDATDARLRIPLPPNVSFVRADAGGRRFDYDGASGVLDLSLGTMSPGESVTFSVTLLAQSPGPATWTASVSGTPYDLQTANNAAAASVDIQDAPGTLCLASTSLTVPETAGYAVFPVVRTLGTLEGASIHYWTGGGNATPGVDYTPISGILTFAAGQTVANVVVPVLANPHDRTDEYVTLTFDSPGVGVAWDGPTTATLHIVDTDPDNTPPAVADVRWYGPANAIDRITVRFSEPLVAAMADNPGAYMLADLGTSGRPSPGDATLVGLAMPTYDPSTSTVTLVPAQPLAAGHFYRILVAGTGGAAITDLAGNPLAGSSTGIPGTNYTALFGRGTTLKYYDGGGNLVTIKAQRGGFLDLLRSATGQGLSLRLQGGIPGRTVLTGSVGRGNRPQGGTTTLEDVEGLGQFGQVRVNMSARTFLVKQTPFLARNSKALAAPAATAPTPRHPARAKAKLAARVAPKRR